A region of Pyxidicoccus parkwaysis DNA encodes the following proteins:
- a CDS encoding ABC transporter ATP-binding protein encodes MTAAVQRPSAEQPLLDVRGLTAELSLEGGPVRAVDGVSFSVPPGGTVGVVGESGCGKSLTAMSVLGLAPNPPVRVVGGEVLFQGRDLLKLPEAELRRVRGHHAAMVFQEPMTSLNPVFTVGEQIAEGVRLHLGASRSQARERAVEMLRQVGIPAPGERVDAYPHQLSGGMRQRVMIAMALACDPALLIADEPTTALDVTIQAQILDLLRRLQGERGMAVMLITHDLGVVAESCDTVVVMYAGRVVERAPVRELFSRPAHPYTAGLLRSIPSLQVAKGEAASRRRLQAIPGMVPSLRKLPSGCAFRDRCDRALDVCASVVPPLEPKRDGQLAACHNPVPAP; translated from the coding sequence GTGACGGCCGCCGTGCAGCGCCCCTCGGCGGAGCAGCCCCTGCTGGACGTCCGGGGGCTCACCGCCGAGCTGTCCCTGGAGGGTGGTCCGGTGCGCGCGGTGGACGGCGTGTCCTTCTCCGTCCCCCCGGGCGGCACGGTGGGCGTGGTGGGGGAGAGCGGTTGCGGCAAGAGTCTGACGGCCATGTCCGTGCTGGGACTGGCGCCCAATCCGCCGGTGCGCGTGGTCGGCGGCGAGGTCCTCTTCCAGGGCCGGGATTTGCTCAAGCTGCCCGAGGCGGAGTTGCGCCGCGTGCGCGGCCACCACGCGGCCATGGTCTTCCAGGAGCCGATGACGTCGCTCAACCCCGTCTTCACCGTGGGGGAGCAGATTGCGGAGGGCGTGCGGCTGCACCTGGGCGCCTCGCGCTCGCAGGCGCGCGAGCGGGCGGTGGAGATGCTGCGGCAGGTGGGCATCCCCGCGCCGGGCGAGCGCGTGGACGCGTACCCGCACCAGCTCTCCGGCGGCATGCGGCAGCGGGTGATGATTGCCATGGCGCTGGCGTGCGACCCGGCGCTGCTCATCGCGGACGAGCCCACCACCGCGCTGGACGTCACCATCCAGGCGCAGATTCTGGACCTGCTCAGGCGGCTCCAGGGCGAGCGCGGCATGGCGGTGATGCTGATTACGCACGACCTCGGCGTGGTGGCGGAGAGCTGCGACACCGTGGTGGTGATGTACGCGGGCCGCGTGGTGGAGCGCGCCCCGGTGCGCGAGCTGTTCTCCCGGCCGGCGCATCCGTACACGGCGGGGCTGTTGCGCTCCATTCCGTCGCTCCAGGTCGCGAAGGGGGAGGCCGCCTCGCGCCGCAGGCTCCAGGCCATTCCCGGCATGGTGCCGTCCTTGCGCAAGCTGCCCTCCGGCTGCGCGTTCCGCGACAGGTGCGACCGCGCTCTCGACGTATGCGCGAGCGTGGTGCCGCCGCTGGAGCCCAAGCGCGACGGTCAGCTCGCCGCCTGCCACAACCCGGTGCCCGCGCCATGA
- a CDS encoding ABC transporter ATP-binding protein: MSTEPLLQVRDLKVHFPVRGGLMGRVRGAVKAVDGVGFDVVRGETLGLVGESGCGKSTLGRALLRLVEPTAGSIRFDGQELTGQSQRQLRPLRRRMQLVFQDPYASLNPRMTVREILAEPFAIHGLARERGEREREVAALVDAMGLPREALDRYPHEFSGGQRQRIGIARAIALRPDLVVADEPISALDVSIQAQIVNLLVDLQRERGLTYVFIAHDLKIVEYVSTRVAVMYLGRIVELATSAELYRRPRHPYTQALLSSVPVPDPGHARTRLLVPGEPPSPLNPPSGCAFHPRCPHAMERCRRESPPLYPLGGGHSAACFLAEGDSREVTAAPASGGDAGVLAQPPSPG; encoded by the coding sequence ATGAGTACCGAGCCGCTGCTCCAGGTCCGGGACCTCAAGGTCCACTTCCCCGTGCGCGGGGGGCTCATGGGCCGCGTGCGCGGCGCGGTGAAGGCCGTGGACGGCGTGGGCTTCGACGTCGTGCGTGGTGAAACCCTCGGGCTGGTGGGGGAGAGCGGCTGCGGCAAGAGCACGCTGGGGCGCGCGCTGCTGCGGCTGGTGGAGCCCACCGCCGGCTCCATCCGCTTCGACGGGCAGGAGCTGACGGGCCAGTCCCAGCGCCAGTTGCGTCCGCTGCGCCGCCGCATGCAGCTCGTCTTCCAGGACCCGTATGCCTCGCTCAACCCGAGGATGACGGTGCGGGAGATTCTCGCGGAGCCCTTCGCCATCCACGGCCTCGCGCGCGAGCGCGGCGAGCGGGAGCGCGAGGTGGCCGCCCTCGTGGACGCCATGGGCCTGCCACGCGAGGCCCTGGACCGCTACCCCCACGAGTTCTCCGGCGGACAGCGTCAGCGCATCGGGATTGCACGTGCCATTGCACTGCGTCCGGACCTCGTGGTGGCGGACGAGCCCATCAGCGCGCTGGACGTCTCCATCCAGGCGCAGATCGTCAACCTCCTGGTGGACCTGCAGCGCGAGCGCGGCCTCACCTACGTCTTCATCGCGCACGACCTCAAAATCGTCGAGTACGTCTCCACCCGCGTAGCCGTCATGTACCTGGGCCGCATCGTCGAGTTGGCGACCTCGGCCGAGCTCTACCGCCGCCCGCGCCACCCGTACACGCAGGCTCTGCTGTCCTCCGTGCCGGTGCCGGACCCGGGCCACGCACGCACCCGCCTGCTGGTGCCGGGCGAGCCGCCGTCGCCGCTCAACCCGCCGTCCGGCTGCGCCTTCCACCCGCGCTGCCCGCACGCCATGGAGCGCTGCCGGCGCGAGTCGCCGCCGCTGTACCCGCTGGGCGGTGGACACTCGGCCGCTTGCTTTCTCGCGGAAGGTGACTCGCGCGAAGTCACTGCCGCCCCCGCCTCCGGAGGTGATGCCGGTGTTCTGGCTCAGCCACCATCACCCGGATGA